In Clarias gariepinus isolate MV-2021 ecotype Netherlands chromosome 9, CGAR_prim_01v2, whole genome shotgun sequence, a single window of DNA contains:
- the slc38a5a gene encoding sodium-coupled neutral amino acid transporter 5, translating to MELDKMVNGHYKQRSEEDGFDPLENMQEKEEFLPKQTEGKKAEFTDFVGKTSFGMSIFNLSNAIMGSGILGLAYAMSNTGILLFLILIILIAILSAYSIHLLLKSAGVVGIRAYEQLGFRAFGSVGKVIAACVITIHNIGAMSSYLFIVKMELPAVIIGLLDRETNSEWYVNGSYLIIIVSICIILPLALMRHLGYLGYTSGFSLSCMFFFLISVIYKKFVTACSHEHSSFSNNITTTPSFTTTHPHADFSHNGTCEAKLITLTPQAAYTIPILAFAFVCHPEVLPIYTELKNASKKRMQRVANISILAMFVMYLLTAIFGYLTFYGNVNDELLKSYSTNDILMLCVRLAVLVAVTLTVPVVLFPIRRAVQQLLFPEKPFSWARHILIAVVLLTFVNILVIFVPDIRDIFGVIGATSAPTLIFILPGVFYVRIIPEEQEPLKSRPKIQAALFATLGFLFMVMSITSIIIQWVSGDHAVGGH from the exons ATGGAACTCGACAAGATGGTGAACGGCCACTATAAGCAACGAAGCGAGGAGGATGG ATTTGATCCCCTGGAAAACATGCAAGAAAAAGAAGAGTTCCTACCCAAGCAGACTGAAGGGAAGAAGGCTGAGTTTACAGAT ttcgTAGGAAAGACATCGTTTGGGATGTCCATCTTTAACCTCAGTAATGCTATCATGGGCAGCGGAATTCTGGGTCTAGCATATGCCATGTCCAACACTGGCATCCTCCTCTTTCT AATCCTAATCATCCTCATCGCTATTTTGTCTGCGTACTCCATCCACCTGCTGCTGAAGAGTGCTGGAGTGGTCG ggaTTCGTGCCTATGAACAGTTGGGCTTTCGTGCATTTGGATCTGTTGGCAAAGTAATAGCAGCCTGCGTTATCACCATTCATAACATCGGCG CCATGTCCAGCTACCTCTTTATTGTGAAGATGGAGTTGCCGGCTGTTATTATAGGCCTGTTGGACAGAGAAACAAACTC AGAGTGGTATGTGAATGGAAGCTatctcatcatcatcgtcaGTATCTGTATAATCCTCCCACTTGCCCTAATGCGCCACCTTG gaTATCTGGGTTACACCAGTGGTTTCTCACTCTCATGCATGTTTTTCTTCCTCATATCT GTCATCTATAAGAAGTTTGTCACTGCGTGTTCGCATGAGCACTCCAGTTTCAGCAACAACATCACCACTACCCCTTCTTTTACCACTACACACCCTCATGCTGATTTCTCTCACAACGGCACCTGTGAGGCGAAACTGATCACACTCACCCCGCAA GCAGCGTATACAATTCCTATTCTAGCTTTCGCTTTTGTGTGTCACCCTGAAGTGCTGCCCATCTACACGGAACTGAAAAA TGCGTCTAAGAAGCGCATGCAGAGAGTGGCTAACATTTCCATACTGGCCATGTTCGTCATGTACCTGCTAACCGCCATCTTTGGGTACCTCACTTTCTATG gTAATGTGAATGATGAACTCCTGAAGAGTTACAGCACCAACGATATACTGATGCTGTGTGTGCGCCTGGCAGTGCTGGTGGCCGTCACCCTCACTGTGCCCGTCGTTCTCTTCCCG atcCGCCGTGCTGTGCAGCAGCTGCTCTTCCCTGAAAAACCTTTCAGCTGGGCTCGCCACATCCTTATCGCTGTGGTTCTCCTTACATTTGTCAACATACTTGTCATCTTTGTCCCTGACATCAGAGACATCTTCGGCGTCATTG GAGCCACATCAGCACCCACTCTTATCTTCATACTACCTGGTGTATTTTACGTTCGCATCATCCCTGAAGAGCAGGAGCCACTAAAATCTCGGCCAAAGATCCAG GCAGCACTGTTTGCAACTCTCGGCTTCCTCTTCATGGTGATGAGCATTACCTCCATTATCATACAGTGGGTGAGTGGGGACCACGCAGTCGGAGGACACTAA